From Chryseobacterium shandongense, the proteins below share one genomic window:
- a CDS encoding 2-hydroxyacid dehydrogenase: MKILLLDKNHPLITEQLLAKNFILEEDFTSSYDEVCNKIENYDGIIIRSRIPLDKKFLKHAKNLKFIARVGAGMENIDIPVAQKLGIQLINSPEGNRDSVAEHVVGMLLILMNRLFIASQEVKNGIWLREENRGDELLGKTIGLIGYGNMGKATAKRLSGFGCKVIFHDILPSLSDEYATQVSLDELKERAEVLSLHIPLTEESYYLVDGPFISEMKNDFYFVNTARGKNVETKSLVEAIKSGKVKGACLDVLEYEKSSFEKLETENEDLRFLLESEKVIVTPHIAGWTIQSKEKLAQVIVDKILAQFSDHFQSIH, translated from the coding sequence ATGAAAATACTCCTTTTAGATAAAAACCATCCCTTGATTACCGAACAGCTTCTTGCAAAAAACTTTATTCTGGAAGAAGATTTTACCTCTTCCTATGATGAGGTTTGCAATAAGATCGAAAACTATGATGGTATTATAATCCGGAGCAGAATTCCCTTAGATAAAAAATTTCTTAAGCATGCTAAAAATTTGAAATTTATTGCAAGAGTAGGAGCAGGAATGGAAAATATTGATATTCCTGTAGCACAAAAATTGGGAATTCAGCTGATCAATTCTCCGGAAGGAAACAGAGATTCTGTTGCAGAGCATGTGGTAGGAATGTTGCTGATTCTGATGAACAGGCTTTTCATTGCATCCCAGGAAGTAAAAAACGGCATCTGGCTCAGGGAAGAAAACAGAGGTGATGAACTTTTGGGAAAAACGATAGGCCTCATCGGATATGGAAATATGGGTAAAGCAACGGCTAAAAGACTTTCTGGTTTCGGCTGTAAAGTTATTTTTCATGATATTTTGCCAAGTCTTTCTGACGAATATGCTACTCAGGTTTCCCTGGATGAGCTTAAAGAAAGAGCAGAGGTTCTCAGTCTTCATATTCCATTGACAGAAGAATCGTATTATCTTGTGGACGGACCATTTATTTCAGAGATGAAAAATGATTTTTATTTCGTTAATACTGCGCGTGGGAAAAATGTGGAAACCAAAAGTCTTGTGGAAGCCATTAAATCCGGAAAGGTAAAAGGAGCATGTCTTGACGTTCTGGAATATGAGAAATCTTCGTTCGAAAAACTTGAAACCGAAAATGAGGACCTCCGGTTTCTGCTGGAATCCGAAAAAGTAATTGTAACACCACATATCGCCGGCTGGACAATCCAAAGTAAAGAAAAACTGGCACAGGTCATTGTTGATAAAATTCTTGCCCAGTTTTCAGATCATTTTCAATCAATCCATTAA
- a CDS encoding TonB-dependent receptor, whose amino-acid sequence MKGLFFLGLTIGSVAFIQAQNTDSLKIKEIEAVNFTKRLPVAKEIINVQKDLDSRNLGQDLPILLKNQTSVISTSDAGNGVGYTGFRIRGVSGSAINVMMNGVPYNDSESQGTFFVNVPDLTSSASQILIQRGVGTSNNGAAAFGASVNVILKDPEEKFYVKTDDSYGSFNTYKYSAEIGSGKFWGNRLSVMGRYTHINSDGYIDRAFSKLNSYNFTALYEEGNTRIRLMAFGGKEKTYQAWNGIDRKTWETDPKFNYSGAIYDANWENIVGFYDNETDNYRQNHYHLLWEQKFSDQWNLETTVHYTKGKGYYENYKQGDPFARYNLPDFGGEEYSDFIRKKWLNNDFYGIVSTLYGKLGIVDVNFGAVANQYYGRHFGNVTGVFVPQIDEYEYYRNRSVKNEVAGFAKALIRVHDFEFFGDLQLRNVDYNTKIITSGDDEGANLNKNWLFFNPKAGINYKISNGKIFVSYAHAHREPNRDDLLANNDVKAEKLHDFEAGLERQFGPVSFTANLYYMYYVNQLVLNGELNNVGAFIRTNSGKSFRSGIELGALAKLSKQWELNGNVSFSNNRNLDFKVENENGVQDLGNTQISFSPDVIANLAVKFSPDKNFQFALFNQFVGKQYLDNSEDKNLQLNDYFLTDFNAQYQFKIKNNDIALKLLVNNIFNRKYVNNGAVWDGEPYYFSQAGTNFMFGISWKIQ is encoded by the coding sequence ATGAAAGGATTATTTTTTTTAGGCCTTACCATAGGCTCAGTTGCCTTTATCCAGGCGCAGAATACCGATTCCTTGAAAATAAAGGAAATTGAAGCCGTTAATTTTACCAAAAGACTTCCTGTTGCCAAAGAAATTATTAATGTTCAGAAAGATCTGGACAGCAGAAACCTTGGACAGGACCTTCCTATTCTTTTGAAAAACCAGACTTCTGTTATTTCCACTTCGGATGCCGGAAACGGAGTAGGATATACAGGTTTCAGGATCAGGGGCGTTTCCGGAAGTGCAATTAATGTGATGATGAACGGTGTTCCATACAATGATTCCGAAAGTCAGGGAACCTTCTTTGTCAATGTTCCGGATCTTACAAGCTCTGCTTCACAGATTTTGATTCAAAGAGGAGTAGGGACGTCAAACAACGGAGCGGCTGCTTTCGGAGCAAGCGTTAATGTTATTTTAAAAGATCCGGAAGAAAAATTTTATGTAAAAACAGACGATAGTTACGGATCATTCAATACCTATAAATATTCTGCAGAAATAGGATCCGGGAAATTCTGGGGAAACCGCTTGTCGGTAATGGGGAGGTATACACATATCAATTCAGACGGATATATCGACAGGGCTTTTTCAAAGCTGAATTCTTATAATTTTACGGCTTTATACGAAGAAGGAAATACGAGAATCCGTTTAATGGCTTTCGGGGGGAAAGAGAAAACCTACCAGGCCTGGAACGGAATCGACCGGAAAACCTGGGAAACCGATCCCAAATTCAATTATTCCGGAGCAATCTACGATGCGAACTGGGAAAATATTGTAGGATTTTACGACAATGAAACCGATAATTACCGACAAAACCACTATCACTTGCTTTGGGAACAGAAATTTAGTGATCAATGGAATCTTGAAACAACCGTACATTACACCAAGGGAAAAGGCTATTATGAAAACTATAAACAGGGTGACCCTTTTGCAAGATATAACTTGCCGGACTTTGGAGGTGAAGAATATTCAGATTTTATCAGAAAAAAATGGCTGAATAATGATTTCTACGGAATCGTATCAACACTTTATGGAAAACTGGGAATTGTTGATGTTAACTTCGGTGCAGTCGCCAATCAATATTATGGGAGACACTTTGGAAATGTAACCGGCGTTTTTGTTCCTCAAATTGATGAATACGAATACTACAGAAACCGCTCCGTAAAAAATGAAGTGGCAGGTTTTGCAAAAGCATTGATAAGAGTACATGATTTCGAATTTTTTGGAGATCTTCAACTAAGAAATGTGGACTACAATACAAAAATTATCACTTCCGGAGATGATGAAGGAGCTAATCTCAATAAAAACTGGCTCTTCTTCAATCCAAAAGCGGGAATCAACTATAAAATTAGCAATGGGAAAATCTTTGTTTCTTACGCGCATGCCCACCGCGAACCCAACCGTGATGACCTTCTGGCAAACAATGATGTGAAAGCAGAGAAACTCCACGATTTTGAAGCCGGTCTTGAAAGACAGTTTGGCCCCGTATCATTTACCGCTAATCTTTATTACATGTATTATGTGAATCAGCTCGTTTTGAATGGTGAGCTGAATAATGTAGGTGCTTTCATCAGAACCAATTCCGGGAAAAGTTTCCGAAGCGGAATCGAGTTGGGAGCTTTAGCGAAACTTTCAAAACAATGGGAGCTTAACGGAAATGTAAGCTTCAGCAACAACAGAAATTTGGATTTCAAAGTGGAAAATGAAAACGGCGTTCAGGATCTCGGGAACACACAGATTTCTTTTTCGCCGGACGTTATCGCCAATCTTGCAGTGAAATTCAGTCCGGATAAAAATTTCCAGTTTGCCTTATTCAACCAATTTGTAGGGAAACAATACTTGGACAATTCCGAAGACAAAAATCTCCAACTGAACGACTATTTCCTGACGGATTTTAATGCGCAATATCAGTTTAAAATAAAAAACAACGACATCGCTCTGAAGCTTCTTGTGAACAATATTTTTAACAGAAAGTATGTGAATAACGGAGCGGTATGGGACGGAGAACCCTATTATTTTTCACAGGCCGGAACCAATTTTATGTTTGGGATCAGCTGGAAAATACAGTAA
- a CDS encoding WG repeat-containing protein, with translation MGLKKIIQVLSVLVSVVVFSQKSALKKVPVKKKEVTVKQSDALPVVNQSLPLLIPKKKNGNFGYVNQKGKFIIQPEYHIAVFFYEDCNLLNSPNEKLRKFGTAEYATVEKDEISYRVDKKGNRVYRFKKEDLGKCVHKEYIQQLYQAYVLNGFYGIIEKATFRDPADYRQFQIYPQYEYLFILEGDDVSNPMIVASKNNMFGVIDVHNRIIIPFEYSDIKRNFSWKLGKMFDVSKDGKNYYYVDSNNDTY, from the coding sequence ATGGGTTTAAAAAAAATAATTCAGGTTCTGAGTGTGCTGGTTTCGGTGGTTGTTTTTTCTCAAAAATCAGCTCTTAAAAAAGTGCCTGTAAAGAAGAAAGAGGTAACTGTTAAACAAAGTGATGCTTTACCTGTTGTTAATCAGAGTCTTCCGCTTCTGATTCCGAAGAAGAAAAACGGGAATTTCGGGTATGTCAATCAGAAGGGTAAATTTATCATTCAGCCAGAATATCATATTGCCGTATTTTTCTATGAAGACTGTAACCTTCTTAATTCTCCTAACGAAAAGCTGCGGAAATTCGGTACGGCAGAGTATGCAACGGTAGAAAAGGATGAGATATCGTACAGGGTAGATAAAAAAGGAAATAGGGTGTATCGTTTCAAAAAAGAAGATCTTGGAAAATGCGTGCATAAAGAATATATTCAGCAGCTGTATCAGGCTTATGTTTTAAATGGTTTTTACGGAATCATAGAAAAAGCTACTTTTAGAGACCCCGCAGATTACAGGCAGTTCCAGATTTATCCTCAGTATGAATATCTCTTCATCCTTGAAGGAGATGATGTTTCCAATCCTATGATTGTCGCTTCAAAAAATAATATGTTCGGGGTTATTGATGTGCACAACAGGATAATCATTCCCTTTGAATACAGCGATATCAAACGCAATTTCAGCTGGAAACTGGGTAAAATGTTTGATGTATCAAAAGATGGAAAAAATTACTATTATGTCGATTCAAATAATGACACATACTAA
- a CDS encoding serine hydrolase domain-containing protein has protein sequence MRMRNLVLIITACVTLFSCKNKAENQEAAVESTTNLPNYGNVDLSKVFTREDSRIPDKASLVRYIDQYYKRVWEMGNLSGGILVAKGDDILYENYRGFGREGNQNPIDRNTPLHVASVSKTLTAMAMLKLVEAGKINLDDHLTKFFPGFPYPQVTVKTLLDQRSGLPKYEYFITKIQPAPAELSKAFITNQDILNMIIKYKPDLARDTDTGFMYCNTNFAMLALLIEKVTNTPFPRAMKEMVFDPLKMKNTFIFQEEDISTASQSFYYGGKRLYPLDRLDLIYGDKNVYTTPRDLYNFSKAMFSNDFLKPELMEQVFTPYSNEKLGMNNYGLGFRMKIFDNGEKLTYHNGWWHGTNSVFAHLLKSKVTIVAIGNTYSGKVYTALALSGLFEDFPSQKDKLHSVMSDDKDTLKGQGEVYGE, from the coding sequence ATGAGGATGCGTAATCTTGTACTTATTATCACTGCCTGTGTAACCCTTTTTTCGTGTAAAAATAAAGCTGAAAATCAGGAGGCTGCCGTTGAAAGCACTACCAATCTCCCGAATTACGGAAATGTAGATCTAAGTAAGGTTTTCACGAGAGAAGACAGCCGAATTCCTGATAAGGCATCACTTGTGCGATATATCGATCAATATTACAAAAGGGTATGGGAAATGGGTAATCTCAGCGGTGGAATTCTGGTAGCCAAAGGCGACGATATTCTGTACGAGAATTACAGAGGTTTTGGAAGAGAAGGCAATCAGAATCCTATTGACAGGAATACTCCGCTTCATGTTGCTTCTGTATCGAAAACACTAACAGCAATGGCAATGCTAAAGCTGGTAGAAGCCGGTAAAATAAATCTGGACGATCATCTTACCAAGTTTTTCCCGGGATTTCCTTATCCGCAGGTAACCGTTAAAACATTACTCGACCAAAGAAGCGGTCTCCCGAAATATGAATATTTTATCACCAAGATACAACCCGCACCTGCTGAGCTTTCAAAAGCATTCATTACGAATCAGGATATTTTGAATATGATCATCAAGTACAAGCCGGATCTGGCAAGAGATACAGATACGGGATTCATGTACTGCAATACCAATTTTGCCATGCTTGCACTGCTGATTGAAAAGGTAACCAACACTCCTTTTCCGCGGGCTATGAAAGAAATGGTATTTGATCCTCTCAAAATGAAAAATACATTCATCTTTCAGGAAGAAGATATTTCTACGGCATCACAGTCATTTTATTATGGAGGGAAAAGGCTCTATCCTTTAGACAGGCTGGATCTTATTTATGGGGATAAAAATGTATATACCACGCCAAGAGATCTTTATAATTTCTCCAAAGCCATGTTTTCGAACGATTTTTTAAAGCCTGAATTGATGGAGCAGGTTTTCACACCATACAGCAATGAAAAACTCGGAATGAATAATTACGGTTTAGGCTTTAGAATGAAAATTTTCGATAACGGAGAAAAACTTACCTATCACAACGGATGGTGGCACGGTACCAACTCTGTGTTTGCTCATCTTTTGAAATCAAAAGTAACCATTGTAGCAATCGGTAATACATATTCCGGGAAGGTTTATACGGCACTTGCCCTGTCTGGATTGTTTGAAGATTTTCCGTCCCAGAAAGATAAACTTCACAGCGTAATGAGTGACGATAAAGATACATTAAAAGGACAAGGTGAAGTTTATGGAGAATAA
- a CDS encoding LytR/AlgR family response regulator transcription factor has product MNTIRCIVVDDEPLAISLLENYIREISFLELVFSTENPVEALEYLRNDYADLIFLDIQMPELSGINFMKIVGNKLKYILTTAYAEYALEGYEHNIVDYLLKPISLERFSKSIEKAKERLSFNTPEQRHFFVKSSGRHHKICFEEILYIESIRDYVNIKTAEEEFIVLDTLKSMEMQLPESSFIRIHKSFIINLDKIKNIGTKKVIISPEHEIPIGENYKMNFLNRIK; this is encoded by the coding sequence ATGAACACCATTAGATGCATCGTTGTTGATGATGAGCCACTAGCCATTTCCCTGTTGGAGAATTACATCCGGGAGATATCTTTCCTTGAACTCGTTTTTTCAACAGAAAATCCTGTTGAAGCATTAGAATATTTGCGCAACGATTATGCAGATCTTATTTTCTTAGATATTCAGATGCCAGAACTGTCAGGGATTAATTTTATGAAAATCGTTGGCAACAAACTAAAATATATTCTCACCACCGCTTATGCGGAATACGCTTTAGAGGGCTACGAGCATAATATTGTAGACTATCTCTTAAAGCCTATTTCACTGGAACGCTTTTCCAAGAGTATTGAAAAAGCAAAGGAACGGTTATCATTTAATACGCCGGAGCAAAGACATTTCTTTGTTAAATCTTCAGGGAGGCATCACAAAATTTGTTTTGAAGAGATCTTGTACATTGAGAGCATTAGAGATTATGTTAATATTAAAACTGCAGAAGAGGAATTCATCGTTTTAGATACCCTAAAATCAATGGAAATGCAACTTCCTGAAAGTTCTTTTATAAGGATTCATAAGTCTTTTATTATTAACCTTGATAAGATTAAAAATATCGGAACGAAAAAAGTTATCATTAGCCCGGAACATGAGATTCCGATTGGTGAGAACTACAAGATGAATTTTCTAAACCGCATCAAGTAA
- a CDS encoding DUF1648 domain-containing protein — translation MKLPKIIFGIAVSLLLVYIIILSVQFSSVQEIIPIHYSGDGADGFGSKNFLWLEVGLNMLLLCLLALPIFFPEKMFGKNGDYLESSAEKAIKNRQVFLSVLSVVVTVIFCGLSLKEII, via the coding sequence ATGAAGTTACCTAAAATTATTTTTGGCATTGCTGTATCGCTGCTGCTTGTTTATATTATTATTCTGTCAGTGCAATTTTCTTCCGTACAGGAAATTATTCCCATTCATTATTCCGGAGACGGAGCAGATGGTTTTGGAAGCAAGAACTTTTTATGGCTCGAAGTCGGCCTTAATATGTTACTATTATGCCTTTTAGCACTACCTATATTCTTTCCTGAAAAAATGTTTGGAAAGAACGGTGATTATTTAGAATCTTCTGCTGAAAAAGCAATAAAAAACCGACAGGTATTTTTGTCGGTTCTATCTGTGGTCGTTACAGTAATTTTTTGTGGTCTTTCGCTGAAAGAAATTATTTAG
- a CDS encoding acyl-CoA thioesterase — translation MAKIKKASESLTVMTNIVLPNDTNQLRNLFGGELLARMDRCASISATRHCERRVVTASVNHVSFDHPIPEGGIVVMESKVSRAFSTSMEIYVDVWLDDPINHKKIQTNKGIYTFVAVDEFNRPIPIPEMEPETDLEKERYAAALRRKELSLILSGRMKPSESIELKKLFGEEPK, via the coding sequence ATGGCAAAAATAAAGAAGGCGTCAGAATCCCTGACGGTAATGACGAATATCGTACTCCCCAATGATACCAACCAACTGAGGAATCTTTTCGGAGGCGAGCTATTGGCAAGAATGGACAGATGTGCATCCATCTCCGCAACAAGGCACTGCGAGAGAAGAGTAGTAACAGCTTCCGTGAATCATGTTTCATTTGATCATCCGATTCCCGAAGGAGGAATTGTTGTAATGGAATCCAAAGTTTCCAGAGCATTTTCCACCTCAATGGAAATTTATGTTGATGTATGGCTGGATGATCCTATCAATCATAAAAAAATTCAGACCAATAAAGGAATTTACACTTTCGTAGCAGTTGATGAGTTCAATAGGCCTATCCCTATTCCTGAAATGGAACCGGAAACTGATCTTGAAAAAGAAAGATATGCAGCAGCACTGAGAAGAAAAGAGCTTTCGCTCATCCTTTCCGGGAGAATGAAACCTTCTGAATCAATTGAGCTTAAAAAACTTTTCGGGGAAGAACCTAAATAA
- a CDS encoding Ig-like domain-containing domain, giving the protein MKRLLLLFVIGFLLQSCARVGSPVGGPKDSLAPKFLGSNIDTTRINVPRDIKELRLDFDEYVTLKDINKNLNISPPIKNITRIIPSSIANKFVLIQWKDTLQANTTYNFNFGNAISDNNENNVLRYFNFAFSTGNKLDDLYISGEVKDAFSLKKAAENKFVVGLYQVKDTIDYKQKPYYITKVDDDGYYELNYLAPGKYRIIAFEDENGNSMYDQGKEKVGFQKESVVVEKSISGLNVKLYPSKKPVKYIETKEVPGGVLMTFEGRPDSVRVQSQSEKLTDYKVTHTSKSDSVRIWFDAVKSNLGQTTVENLKLGYNAGTKKDTLYPASLFYRYNTKNAMDVNSDNGGGMLPPNENFKISSNYYITNLNTDKWVFRTAGDSLNTIPFTARISDTNPYQVIVNADFVSGKKYQLTVPKETVSSFYAKNYQSKRFDFEVDKIENYGSLTFKLENAPSSSYWIQLVDSSEKVLYQKYTRGSDVKFDILKPAEYIVRILVDNNENKYWDEADFQNGIFAEDSYIYYKTVIVRPLWDSNEKWDLKDPQVLDTSKIGTQKTNDNTSSNPSNSTAPTNVRPQPKTDRGSLTPVR; this is encoded by the coding sequence ATGAAAAGACTTCTTTTACTATTTGTCATTGGCTTTCTTTTGCAGTCTTGTGCAAGAGTAGGATCACCTGTAGGCGGGCCGAAAGATTCTTTGGCGCCAAAATTTTTAGGATCAAATATTGATACGACGAGAATTAATGTTCCAAGAGATATTAAAGAGCTGCGCCTTGATTTTGACGAATATGTGACGCTGAAAGACATTAATAAAAACCTGAATATTTCTCCGCCTATTAAAAATATTACGAGGATTATTCCTTCTAGTATTGCCAATAAATTTGTTCTTATCCAATGGAAAGATACCCTGCAGGCGAATACTACTTATAATTTCAATTTCGGAAATGCCATTTCGGATAACAACGAAAATAATGTATTGAGATATTTCAATTTTGCATTTTCAACAGGGAATAAACTGGATGATCTTTATATCAGCGGAGAAGTAAAAGATGCTTTTTCTCTCAAGAAGGCAGCCGAAAACAAATTTGTTGTTGGTCTTTATCAGGTAAAAGATACCATTGATTATAAGCAAAAACCTTATTATATTACGAAAGTTGACGATGACGGCTATTACGAGCTGAATTACCTAGCTCCGGGAAAATACAGAATAATTGCTTTTGAAGACGAAAACGGAAATTCCATGTATGATCAGGGAAAGGAAAAAGTAGGCTTTCAGAAAGAATCTGTTGTTGTTGAAAAATCAATCTCAGGATTAAATGTAAAGCTGTATCCTTCTAAAAAACCTGTAAAATATATTGAAACAAAAGAAGTACCAGGAGGTGTTTTGATGACCTTTGAAGGCCGGCCGGATAGCGTAAGGGTTCAGTCTCAAAGCGAAAAACTGACAGATTATAAGGTAACGCACACTTCTAAGTCGGATTCCGTAAGAATTTGGTTCGATGCCGTGAAAAGCAATCTTGGACAGACCACCGTTGAAAACCTTAAGCTCGGATATAATGCCGGAACCAAAAAAGATACACTCTACCCAGCCTCTCTTTTCTACCGTTATAACACCAAAAATGCAATGGACGTGAATAGTGACAACGGCGGCGGAATGCTACCTCCAAACGAAAATTTTAAAATTAGTTCAAACTATTACATCACAAATCTTAATACGGATAAATGGGTTTTCAGAACGGCAGGAGACAGCCTCAATACAATTCCTTTTACAGCAAGAATCTCAGATACAAATCCTTATCAGGTTATTGTCAATGCAGATTTTGTTTCGGGTAAAAAGTATCAGCTTACAGTACCTAAAGAAACGGTATCTTCTTTTTATGCTAAAAATTACCAGTCGAAACGTTTTGATTTTGAAGTGGATAAAATTGAAAATTATGGAAGCCTTACTTTTAAGCTTGAAAATGCTCCGTCATCAAGCTATTGGATTCAGTTGGTAGACAGCTCAGAGAAAGTTCTTTATCAGAAATATACCAGAGGCAGTGATGTTAAATTTGATATTCTAAAACCGGCAGAGTATATTGTAAGAATACTTGTTGATAACAACGAAAATAAATATTGGGATGAAGCAGATTTCCAGAATGGGATTTTTGCAGAAGACTCTTATATCTATTATAAAACAGTGATCGTAAGACCACTTTGGGACAGCAATGAAAAATGGGATCTGAAGGATCCACAAGTTCTGGATACGTCGAAAATCGGTACGCAAAAGACAAACGACAATACTTCTTCAAATCCATCTAATTCAACAGCTCCAACAAATGTAAGACCACAACCAAAAACAGATAGAGGTTCTCTTACGCCTGTAAGATAA
- a CDS encoding aconitate hydratase produces the protein MTFDIDMIKKVYERYPERIAAARQVVGKPLTLSEKILYTHLWEGNATQAYERGNSYVDFAPDRVAMQDATAQMALLQFMQAGKAKVAVPSTAHADHLIQAKVGADKDLQEGINKNSEVFNFLSSVCDKYGIGFWKPGAGIIHQVVLENYAFPGGMMIGTDSHTVNAGGLGMVAIGVGGADAVDVMAGMAWELKMPKLIGVKLTGKMSGWTSAKDVILKVAGILTVKGGTGCIVEYFGEGAESLSATGKGTICNMGAEIGATTSTFGYDDSMRRYLASTGRQDVVDAADQIAEHLTGDPEVYANPEQYFDQLIEINLSELTPHLNGPFTPDLATPVSEFRAKAEANGWPLEVEWALIGSCTNSSYEDLSRAASIVEDAVAKGVKPKAILGINPGSEQVKYTAERDGFLDSFRKFENARIFTNACGPCIGQWDREGAEKGEKNSIIHSFNRNFAKRADGNPNTHAFVASPEMVAAVAISGRLDFNPITDTLTNEAGEQIKLDEPKGSELPAKGFAVEDNGYQAPSEDGSHVMVNVSPTSDRLQLLEEFPAWDGKNIEGAKVLIKAFGKCTTDHISMAGPWLKYRGHLDNISNNMLIGAVNAYNMETNKVKNQLTGEYGEVPAVQRAYKAAGIPSIVVGDQNYGEGSSREHAAMEPRHLGVKAVLVKSFARIHETNLKKQGMLGLTFANEADYDKIQEDDTVNFLDLEQFAPGKQLTLEFVHADGTKDIIMANHTYNDQQIDWFKAGSALNLIKQQEN, from the coding sequence ATGACATTTGATATCGATATGATCAAAAAAGTGTATGAGCGTTACCCTGAAAGGATTGCAGCAGCGAGACAGGTAGTGGGAAAACCTCTTACATTATCAGAAAAAATATTATACACTCACCTTTGGGAAGGAAATGCTACACAGGCGTATGAGAGAGGAAATTCTTACGTAGATTTTGCACCGGACAGAGTAGCAATGCAGGATGCAACCGCGCAGATGGCGCTATTGCAGTTCATGCAGGCAGGTAAAGCGAAAGTAGCTGTTCCTTCAACGGCTCACGCAGATCACCTTATCCAGGCAAAGGTAGGTGCTGATAAAGATTTACAGGAAGGTATCAATAAAAACTCTGAAGTTTTCAATTTTTTGAGTTCTGTTTGCGATAAATACGGAATCGGTTTCTGGAAACCGGGAGCCGGAATCATCCACCAGGTGGTATTGGAAAACTATGCTTTCCCTGGAGGGATGATGATTGGTACCGATTCTCACACGGTGAATGCCGGAGGTCTGGGAATGGTTGCCATTGGTGTAGGCGGTGCTGATGCTGTAGATGTTATGGCAGGTATGGCATGGGAACTTAAAATGCCTAAGCTGATCGGAGTAAAACTTACCGGAAAAATGTCCGGATGGACTTCCGCAAAAGACGTTATCCTTAAAGTAGCTGGTATTCTTACCGTAAAAGGTGGTACAGGATGTATCGTTGAATATTTCGGGGAAGGAGCTGAATCTCTTTCTGCAACCGGAAAAGGGACGATCTGTAACATGGGTGCTGAAATCGGAGCTACGACTTCTACTTTCGGATATGATGATTCCATGAGAAGATATCTGGCTTCTACAGGAAGACAGGATGTTGTTGATGCAGCTGATCAGATTGCTGAACACTTAACAGGTGACCCTGAAGTGTACGCAAACCCTGAACAATACTTTGACCAACTAATAGAAATCAACCTTTCTGAACTTACCCCTCACTTAAACGGACCTTTCACTCCGGATTTGGCAACTCCGGTTTCCGAATTCAGAGCAAAAGCGGAAGCTAACGGATGGCCGCTTGAAGTAGAATGGGCATTGATCGGATCTTGTACCAACTCTTCGTATGAAGATTTGTCAAGAGCTGCTTCTATCGTGGAAGATGCCGTTGCTAAAGGGGTAAAGCCTAAAGCGATCTTAGGGATCAACCCTGGTTCTGAACAGGTAAAATATACCGCTGAAAGAGACGGATTCCTTGATTCTTTCAGAAAATTTGAAAACGCAAGAATTTTTACCAATGCTTGTGGACCATGTATCGGACAATGGGATAGAGAAGGTGCTGAAAAAGGCGAGAAAAACTCCATCATTCACTCTTTCAACAGAAACTTCGCTAAAAGAGCAGATGGTAACCCAAATACGCATGCTTTCGTAGCTTCTCCTGAAATGGTTGCTGCAGTAGCAATTTCCGGAAGATTAGACTTTAACCCAATTACAGATACTTTAACGAACGAAGCCGGAGAGCAGATCAAATTAGATGAACCAAAAGGTTCAGAATTGCCTGCAAAAGGTTTTGCTGTAGAGGACAACGGATATCAGGCTCCTTCTGAAGACGGTTCTCATGTTATGGTAAATGTAAGCCCTACTTCAGACAGACTTCAGTTATTAGAAGAGTTCCCTGCATGGGACGGTAAAAACATTGAAGGTGCTAAAGTATTGATCAAAGCATTCGGGAAATGTACAACCGACCACATTTCTATGGCTGGACCATGGTTGAAATACAGAGGCCACCTGGATAATATTTCCAATAACATGCTGATCGGAGCGGTAAACGCCTACAACATGGAAACCAATAAAGTAAAAAACCAGCTTACCGGCGAATACGGTGAAGTTCCTGCTGTACAGAGAGCTTATAAAGCTGCAGGAATTCCTTCAATTGTTGTAGGTGACCAGAATTACGGTGAAGGTTCTTCAAGAGAACATGCTGCGATGGAACCAAGACACCTTGGCGTAAAAGCAGTATTGGTAAAATCATTCGCAAGAATCCACGAAACAAACCTTAAAAAACAAGGGATGCTGGGATTAACCTTTGCTAATGAAGCCGATTATGACAAAATTCAGGAGGATGATACGGTTAATTTCCTTGATCTTGAGCAATTTGCTCCTGGAAAACAACTAACTTTAGAATTCGTTCACGCAGACGGAACTAAAGACATTATTATGGCAAACCATACTTATAACGATCAGCAGATCGATTGGTTTAAAGCTGGTTCTGCACTTAACCTGATTAAGCAACAAGAAAATTAA